A single Blattabacterium sp. (Mastotermes darwiniensis) str. MADAR DNA region contains:
- a CDS encoding 5'-3' exonuclease H3TH domain-containing protein has product MNNKKLFLIDAYTILYQGYYAFIKKPLLTSKGINTSPILNFTSLLMNLLNEEKPSYMATIFDYSNQIIRKKEYHKYKDHRKKKPKDISIAIPYLIKILKSFRIYFLYAKYGYEADDVIGTIAKKAEKKGYMIYIITLDKDFCQLVTKNIKIYRPPFKGEPKRILGIEEIKENFGVSSPKKVIDLWSMMGDSSDNIPGLPGIGEKKAKEFIQKYGSLEKFLNSTHHLRGKIKKNIEKNKKLGFLSKKLATIVTNIPLFYFHEEKFYIKKPNWNSIEKIFLELEFKILLKKAYQYYLYKNSF; this is encoded by the coding sequence ATGAATAATAAAAAATTATTTTTAATAGATGCATACACAATTCTTTATCAAGGATATTATGCTTTTATAAAAAAACCTCTTTTAACTTCCAAAGGAATAAACACTTCTCCTATACTAAATTTTACCTCTTTGTTGATGAATCTACTGAATGAGGAAAAGCCTTCCTATATGGCCACTATTTTTGATTACAGTAATCAAATTATTCGTAAAAAAGAATACCATAAATATAAAGATCATAGAAAAAAAAAACCAAAAGATATTTCTATTGCTATTCCTTATCTTATAAAGATTTTAAAATCGTTTAGAATTTACTTTTTGTATGCTAAATATGGGTACGAAGCAGATGATGTTATTGGAACTATAGCCAAAAAAGCAGAAAAAAAAGGATATATGATTTATATCATTACTTTAGATAAAGATTTTTGCCAACTTGTAACAAAGAATATAAAAATTTACAGACCTCCTTTTAAAGGGGAACCAAAAAGAATATTAGGAATTGAGGAAATAAAAGAAAACTTTGGAGTTTCAAGTCCAAAAAAAGTTATAGATTTATGGAGTATGATGGGAGATTCTTCTGATAATATTCCAGGATTACCAGGAATAGGAGAAAAAAAGGCAAAAGAATTTATTCAAAAATATGGAAGTCTTGAAAAATTTTTAAATTCTACCCATCACCTTCGTGGTAAAATAAAAAAAAATATTGAAAAAAATAAAAAATTAGGTTTTTTATCTAAAAAATTAGCCACTATTGTGACTAACATCCCCCTTTTCTATTTCCATGAGGAAAAATTTTATATAAAAAAACCGAACTGGAATTCCATAGAAAAAATATTTTTGGAACTTGAATTTAAAATATTATTAAAAAAAGCCTACCAATATTACCTTTACAAAAATTCATTCTAA
- the metG gene encoding methionine--tRNA ligase — translation MKESKYTVTAALPYANGPIHIGHLSGVYLPADIFVRYLRRKNKEVLFICGSDEHGAPIPIQAKKEKTTPKAIVDKYHFLIKDSFTNFGIHFDNYSRTSTVIHHEISTSFFKKLHKEKKIFEKVSEQYYDNEAKQFLADRYISGICPHCKKKEAYGDQCENCGSSLSPEELIDPRSTISGSIPILKKTKHWYLPLNKYQNFLEKWILKDHKKDWKGNVYGQAKSWLDKGLKPRSITRDLNWGVPIPLITTTKKEVREKVLYVWFEAPIGYISSTIEWAKRKKKDWKPYWKNENTKLIQFIGKDNIVFHCIIFPVILKAYNNGYILPYKILANEFLHLEDEKISTSRNWGVWLHEYLKDFPNQQDPLRYILIANMPEKKDNNFNWKDFQRKNNTELVAVFGNFVNRSLTLIQKYNNGIIPNPGILSIMDKHILKKIRKYPENIGKLIESFRFREALVYFMDLARMGNKYLTEEEPWKGFTNQQRLETILYVSFQIVGMLAQLSELFLPYTANKLFKMLRLKTLFWNKIENKEEIICPGHVLGKSTLLFQKITNGSIEKQLRKLGKRTLTL, via the coding sequence ATGAAAGAATCCAAATATACAGTAACAGCTGCATTACCATATGCTAATGGACCAATACATATAGGTCATTTATCTGGAGTTTATTTACCCGCAGATATTTTTGTTCGTTATCTTAGACGAAAGAACAAAGAGGTCCTTTTTATATGTGGTTCGGATGAACATGGAGCTCCTATTCCCATACAAGCTAAAAAGGAAAAGACGACTCCTAAAGCAATAGTCGATAAATATCATTTCTTGATCAAAGATAGCTTTACCAATTTTGGTATACATTTTGATAATTATTCCAGAACTTCTACAGTTATTCATCACGAAATTTCTACTTCTTTTTTTAAGAAACTTCATAAAGAAAAAAAAATTTTTGAAAAAGTATCTGAACAATATTATGACAACGAAGCTAAACAATTTTTGGCGGATAGATATATATCCGGAATATGTCCTCATTGCAAAAAGAAAGAAGCTTATGGAGATCAATGCGAAAATTGTGGGTCTTCGTTAAGTCCTGAAGAATTAATAGATCCACGATCTACTATCAGTGGAAGTATTCCAATTTTGAAAAAAACAAAACATTGGTATTTACCTTTAAACAAATATCAAAATTTTTTAGAAAAATGGATTTTAAAGGATCATAAAAAAGATTGGAAAGGGAATGTCTATGGACAAGCAAAATCATGGTTGGATAAAGGCTTAAAACCTCGTTCTATTACAAGGGATCTTAATTGGGGGGTTCCTATTCCATTGATTACAACAACAAAAAAAGAAGTAAGAGAAAAAGTACTATATGTATGGTTTGAAGCTCCCATAGGCTATATATCCTCTACCATAGAATGGGCAAAACGAAAAAAAAAAGATTGGAAGCCTTATTGGAAAAATGAAAATACTAAACTCATTCAATTTATAGGAAAAGATAATATTGTATTTCATTGCATTATTTTTCCAGTTATACTCAAAGCGTATAATAATGGATATATTTTACCGTATAAGATACTTGCTAATGAATTTCTTCATTTAGAAGATGAAAAAATTTCAACTTCTAGAAATTGGGGAGTGTGGCTTCATGAATACTTAAAAGATTTTCCCAATCAACAGGATCCACTTCGTTACATTCTTATAGCTAACATGCCAGAAAAAAAAGATAATAATTTTAATTGGAAAGATTTTCAAAGAAAAAATAATACTGAATTGGTAGCTGTATTTGGAAATTTTGTGAATCGAAGTCTAACTTTAATTCAAAAATATAACAATGGGATTATTCCAAATCCTGGAATTTTATCCATCATGGATAAACATATTTTAAAAAAAATAAGAAAATACCCAGAAAATATAGGAAAATTGATCGAATCTTTTAGATTTCGTGAAGCTTTAGTCTATTTTATGGATTTGGCTAGAATGGGCAACAAGTATTTAACCGAAGAAGAACCTTGGAAAGGGTTTACAAATCAACAACGATTAGAGACCATTCTTTATGTTTCTTTCCAAATCGTTGGAATGTTAGCGCAATTGTCAGAGCTATTTCTTCCATATACTGCAAATAAATTATTTAAAATGCTTCGTTTGAAAACTCTTTTTTGGAATAAAATAGAAAACAAAGAAGAAATTATATGTCCAGGACATGTATTGGGTAAATCTACATTGTTATTTCAAAAAATAACCAATGGAAGTATTGAAAAACAACTAAGAAAATTAGGAAAAAGAACCCTAACCCTGTGA
- the lon gene encoding endopeptidase La: protein MLLKNIFTESGFESEAEFIPLMSQDEEDQLLKDDIPEQLCILTVRNMVLYSGIVFPIIAGKSGSIQLLQDAYGFDKTVGVLTQKNSVIENISEKDLYSIGTVAKILKLLKMPDGNTTVILQGKRRFKVNRFIQKNPYFKAEILALEEKKPSCKDKEYLALVESIKEIAIKIIQDNPNIPSEASIAIRNIESPSFLINFVAANMNLATRDKQKLLEYDDLKKRAMETLRFLNVEHQQIKLKNDIQSRVRSDMDQQQREYFLHQQIKAIQEELGDISYEKEIDEMRAKASRKKWPKEAKKQFDRELLKMQRTNPQMPEYTVQRNYLELMIDLPWERYSKDNFDLEFAQKILDRDHYGLEKVKERIIEYLAVLKLRGDMRSPILCFYGPPGVGKTSLGRSIATALKRKYVRVSLGGLHDESEIRGHRRTYIGAMPGRLLQSIRKVGTSNPVFVIDEIDKIGLGTNGDPSSAMLEVLDPEQNTSFYDNFLEMGYDLSKVLFIATANSLSNIQPALIDRMEVIEMNGYTVEEKTPIVKKHILPKQLKENGLKKSDLILGTKQIEKVIESYTRESGLRTLEKNIAKLARYAAKNIAMNRKYVKRLSIEKIEEILGIPNDPDRYEVNNVPGVVTGLAWTNFGGDILYIESSLSKGKGNLSITGNLGTVMKESATIALQYIKAHYEELNIDPKMFEEQNVHVHVPEGAVPKDGPSAGIAMLTSLVSSYTKRKLRPHLAMTGEITLRGKVLPVGGIKEKILAARRANIKDVILSQDNKKDVEEIKQDHLKGLTFDYVRDMNDVINLSLL from the coding sequence ATGTTACTAAAAAATATATTTACCGAATCTGGATTCGAGTCTGAAGCTGAGTTTATTCCTTTAATGAGTCAAGATGAAGAAGATCAGCTTCTTAAAGATGACATTCCAGAACAATTATGTATATTAACAGTGAGAAATATGGTTTTGTATTCTGGGATTGTTTTTCCAATTATAGCAGGAAAAAGTGGATCCATCCAACTATTACAAGATGCTTATGGATTTGATAAAACGGTTGGAGTATTAACACAAAAAAATTCCGTAATAGAAAATATTAGTGAAAAAGATTTGTACTCTATAGGAACAGTTGCTAAGATATTGAAGTTGTTAAAAATGCCTGATGGAAATACCACTGTTATTTTACAGGGAAAAAGAAGATTTAAAGTAAACCGTTTCATTCAAAAAAATCCATATTTTAAAGCGGAAATTCTAGCTTTAGAAGAAAAAAAACCTTCTTGCAAGGATAAGGAATACCTTGCTTTAGTTGAATCCATCAAGGAAATTGCTATAAAAATCATTCAGGATAATCCAAATATTCCATCCGAGGCAAGTATTGCTATTCGGAACATAGAAAGTCCTTCTTTTTTAATTAATTTTGTAGCCGCTAATATGAATTTAGCTACTAGAGACAAACAAAAATTGTTAGAGTACGATGATTTAAAAAAAAGGGCTATGGAGACGTTACGTTTTCTTAACGTAGAACATCAACAAATAAAGTTAAAAAACGATATTCAATCTCGTGTTCGTAGTGATATGGATCAACAACAGAGAGAATATTTTTTGCATCAACAAATTAAAGCCATACAAGAAGAATTAGGGGATATTTCTTATGAAAAAGAAATTGATGAAATGCGTGCCAAAGCTTCCAGAAAGAAATGGCCTAAAGAGGCTAAAAAACAATTCGATAGAGAACTACTTAAAATGCAAAGGACTAATCCTCAAATGCCAGAATATACGGTGCAAAGAAATTATCTAGAATTGATGATAGATCTACCATGGGAACGATACTCAAAGGATAATTTTGATTTAGAATTTGCCCAAAAAATATTGGATAGAGATCATTACGGTTTAGAAAAAGTGAAAGAACGTATTATAGAATATCTAGCTGTATTAAAATTAAGAGGAGATATGCGTTCTCCTATTCTATGCTTTTATGGTCCACCTGGAGTCGGTAAAACCTCTTTGGGTAGATCTATAGCTACCGCTCTTAAAAGAAAATATGTACGTGTTTCTTTAGGAGGTTTACACGATGAATCTGAAATACGTGGTCATAGAAGGACTTATATTGGAGCTATGCCAGGAAGGCTATTACAATCCATACGAAAAGTAGGAACTTCAAATCCTGTTTTTGTGATTGACGAAATAGATAAGATTGGATTAGGAACTAATGGAGATCCTTCTTCTGCTATGTTAGAAGTTTTAGACCCAGAACAAAATACCTCTTTTTACGATAATTTTTTGGAAATGGGTTATGATTTATCAAAAGTATTGTTTATTGCTACAGCAAATTCTCTTTCCAACATCCAACCAGCTCTTATAGATAGGATGGAAGTCATAGAAATGAATGGATACACGGTGGAAGAAAAAACCCCCATTGTCAAAAAGCATATTCTACCTAAACAACTGAAAGAAAATGGATTGAAAAAATCAGATTTAATACTTGGGACTAAACAAATTGAAAAAGTTATTGAAAGTTATACTAGGGAATCTGGACTAAGAACTCTAGAAAAAAATATTGCAAAATTAGCACGTTACGCAGCAAAGAATATTGCTATGAATAGAAAATATGTGAAACGTTTAAGTATTGAAAAAATAGAGGAAATTCTTGGAATTCCAAATGATCCAGATCGTTATGAAGTCAATAATGTCCCAGGTGTAGTTACAGGTTTGGCTTGGACTAATTTTGGGGGAGATATTTTATATATTGAATCCAGTTTGTCCAAAGGAAAAGGAAATTTGAGTATTACCGGAAATTTAGGAACCGTTATGAAAGAATCTGCGACAATCGCTTTGCAATATATTAAAGCTCATTATGAGGAATTAAACATTGATCCTAAAATGTTTGAAGAACAAAATGTGCATGTACATGTCCCTGAAGGGGCTGTACCTAAAGATGGGCCATCTGCAGGAATTGCTATGTTGACTTCTCTTGTTTCCAGTTATACAAAAAGAAAATTAAGACCTCATTTAGCTATGACCGGTGAAATTACTTTAAGAGGAAAAGTCTTACCTGTAGGAGGAATTAAAGAGAAAATTTTAGCGGCAAGAAGGGCTAATATTAAAGATGTTATTCTTTCACAGGATAATAAAAAAGATGTGGAAGAAATCAAACAAGACCACTTAAAAGGATTAACCTTTGATTATGTTAGAGATATGAATGATGTGATTAATTTATCCTTATTATAA